One genomic region from Ignavibacteriales bacterium encodes:
- a CDS encoding acyl-CoA mutase large subunit family protein, whose product MAQEVKLGDKPELEKDFSTTSYEEWKQQVERDLKGESFDKKLITKTYEEINLQPLYTSTDIKDLPQINNFPGFDNYLRGSNVSGYNFKSWEIAQEYNQALPEELNEVLRSDLQRGLNSINIVLDNPTQLGIDADQSKAGEVGKDGLSISGVRKMQILFKDIDLTSQPVNINCGFSALPITLLFTAYANETRRSLMNIKGSIISDPYEYLLVNGDLPISLSQIFDEIKLSTELMIKSNSPIKTIGISGFIYNNSGSNAVQELAFAFATAVEYLNEMISRGLKVDDVSKRIKFTFGIGSFYFMEVAKLRAARILWNKILESYGVKEECRKIFIHGKTAQFNQTLFDPFVNSLRTTTEAFSAIVGGVDSLQTNAYDESFNVPDDFSIRLARNTQIILKEESHLDQVVDPAGGSFFIEKLTADIAQAAWKLFQTIEEKDGMLNAVQSGFALNEIIKVADSKKKILQNVNQFWLGLICMQIQKKI is encoded by the coding sequence ATGGCTCAAGAAGTAAAACTCGGTGATAAACCCGAATTGGAAAAAGATTTTTCAACTACATCTTACGAAGAATGGAAACAGCAAGTTGAAAGAGATTTGAAGGGTGAATCATTTGATAAAAAACTCATTACAAAAACTTACGAAGAAATAAATCTTCAACCACTTTACACCTCAACCGATATTAAAGATCTTCCACAAATAAATAATTTTCCAGGCTTTGATAATTATCTCCGCGGCAGTAATGTTTCTGGATATAACTTTAAAAGTTGGGAAATCGCACAAGAATACAACCAGGCTCTTCCCGAAGAATTGAATGAGGTATTACGATCTGATCTTCAACGTGGATTGAATTCAATAAATATAGTATTAGATAATCCAACTCAACTCGGGATTGATGCCGATCAATCTAAAGCAGGTGAAGTAGGTAAAGATGGGTTATCAATTTCTGGTGTAAGAAAAATGCAAATTTTGTTTAAGGATATTGATTTAACAAGTCAACCAGTAAACATTAACTGTGGATTTTCTGCACTTCCAATCACTCTTCTTTTTACTGCTTATGCTAATGAAACACGCAGAAGTTTAATGAATATAAAAGGATCAATCATATCAGATCCTTATGAATATTTATTGGTTAATGGTGATTTGCCAATTTCATTAAGCCAGATTTTTGATGAAATCAAATTATCTACCGAGTTGATGATCAAATCCAATTCTCCGATTAAAACAATTGGAATCAGCGGATTTATATATAACAACTCAGGTTCGAATGCTGTTCAAGAACTTGCCTTTGCCTTTGCAACTGCTGTGGAGTATTTGAATGAAATGATTTCCCGTGGATTAAAAGTAGATGATGTTTCAAAAAGAATTAAGTTCACTTTTGGAATTGGTTCATTCTATTTTATGGAAGTTGCAAAACTACGAGCAGCAAGAATATTGTGGAATAAAATTCTTGAATCTTATGGAGTTAAAGAGGAATGTAGAAAAATCTTCATTCACGGTAAAACTGCTCAATTCAACCAAACACTTTTCGATCCATTTGTTAATTCACTTCGTACCACAACAGAAGCGTTCTCAGCAATTGTCGGTGGAGTAGATTCGCTCCAAACAAATGCTTACGACGAATCGTTTAATGTTCCCGATGATTTCTCAATACGACTTGCGCGTAACACACAAATTATTTTAAAAGAAGAATCTCATCTTGATCAGGTAGTTGATCCTGCAGGCGGATCATTTTTTATCGAGAAGCTAACTGCTGATATTGCACAAGCTGCCTGGAAATTATTCCAAACAATTGAAGAAAAAGATGGAATGTTGAACGCTGTACAATCCGGTTTCGCACTAAACGAAATCATTAAAGTGGCCGATTCTAAGAAAAAGATTTTGCAAAACGTAAATCAATTTTGGTTGGGACTAATATGTATGCAAATCCAAAAGAAGATATGA
- the scpA gene encoding methylmalonyl-CoA mutase yields the protein MGNDGKIPVKPLYTKDDIQNLDHVNYLSGVPPFLRGPYSTMYVQRPWTVRQYAGFSTAEESNAFYRRNLAAGQMGLSVAFDLATHRGYDSDHPRVIGDVGKAGVAIDSIADMKILFDQIPLDKMSVSMTMNGAVLPVLAFYIVAAEEQGVKHEQLTGTIQNDILKEYMVRNTYIYPPEVSMRIIADIFKFTAKNMPKFNSISISGYHMQEAGATADLEMAYTLADGLEYVRTGIKAGMDIDEFAPRLSFFWAQGMNYFMEVAKMRAARLIWAKMIKQFNPKNPKSMSLRTHSQTSGWSLSEQDPFNNVVRTCIEAMAAALGHTQSLHTNSLDEAIALPTDFSARIARNTQLYLQDETYITKVIDPWGGSYYVEALTDALLKKGWEHILEVESYGGMTKAIEAGIPKMRIEEASARRQARIDSGRETIVGVNKYRLEKEDPIEILEVDNTAVRLSQIKRLNEVKKNRKNEDFKQALDALTKCAETGEGNLLELSIVAARARATLGEISSAIEKVSGRYKAVTRTISGVYSSEYAKDDELFEQVRKMTDEFAKHEGRRPRIMIAKMGQDGHDRGAKVVATAYADMGFDVDVGPLFQTPEETAQQAVENDVHVVGMSSLAAGHKTLLPQLIEELKKLGREDIIVICGGVIPAQDYDFLYEHGASAIFGPGTKIPAAGIKIMELVKERF from the coding sequence CTGGGAAACGATGGAAAAATACCCGTAAAACCACTTTACACAAAAGATGATATACAAAATCTCGATCACGTTAATTACCTTTCCGGAGTTCCACCATTTTTACGAGGACCATATTCAACGATGTATGTTCAGCGCCCATGGACAGTAAGACAATATGCAGGTTTTTCGACTGCCGAAGAAAGTAATGCCTTTTACAGAAGAAATCTTGCTGCCGGCCAAATGGGTTTATCCGTAGCATTTGATCTTGCAACTCATCGAGGTTATGATTCTGATCATCCAAGAGTTATTGGCGATGTTGGAAAAGCCGGAGTTGCAATTGATTCTATTGCTGATATGAAAATTCTGTTTGATCAGATTCCACTCGACAAAATGTCTGTATCAATGACGATGAATGGTGCTGTTCTTCCTGTTCTTGCTTTTTATATTGTTGCAGCAGAAGAACAAGGGGTTAAACATGAACAACTGACCGGAACGATTCAGAACGATATTCTAAAAGAATATATGGTTCGTAACACTTATATATATCCGCCAGAAGTTTCTATGCGAATCATTGCAGATATTTTCAAGTTTACCGCTAAGAACATGCCTAAGTTTAACAGCATTTCAATTTCAGGATATCATATGCAGGAAGCAGGTGCTACAGCCGATCTTGAAATGGCTTACACGCTTGCAGATGGTTTGGAATATGTTCGCACTGGAATTAAAGCTGGAATGGACATAGATGAATTTGCACCGCGTCTTTCTTTCTTCTGGGCGCAGGGAATGAATTATTTTATGGAAGTTGCTAAAATGCGTGCCGCAAGATTGATATGGGCAAAGATGATTAAACAGTTTAATCCTAAAAATCCAAAATCAATGTCGCTTAGAACTCACTCCCAAACTTCCGGTTGGAGTTTATCCGAGCAGGATCCGTTCAACAATGTTGTGCGAACCTGCATTGAAGCTATGGCTGCAGCACTTGGACACACACAATCACTTCATACAAATTCTTTAGATGAGGCGATTGCATTGCCTACTGATTTTTCTGCGCGAATTGCACGTAATACTCAGCTTTACTTGCAGGATGAAACTTACATTACAAAAGTTATCGATCCCTGGGGTGGATCTTATTATGTTGAAGCCCTAACTGACGCTCTACTTAAAAAAGGTTGGGAACATATTCTTGAAGTTGAATCTTATGGTGGAATGACTAAAGCTATTGAAGCAGGAATTCCAAAGATGCGCATTGAAGAAGCATCAGCACGAAGACAAGCAAGAATCGATTCTGGCAGAGAAACGATAGTTGGGGTAAATAAATACCGATTAGAAAAAGAAGATCCAATTGAAATTTTAGAAGTTGACAATACTGCAGTTAGATTGTCACAAATAAAACGTTTGAATGAAGTGAAGAAAAACAGAAAGAATGAGGATTTTAAACAAGCACTTGATGCACTTACAAAATGTGCAGAAACAGGTGAAGGTAATTTACTTGAGCTTTCAATTGTTGCTGCAAGAGCACGGGCAACACTTGGAGAAATCTCATCAGCAATCGAAAAAGTAAGCGGAAGGTACAAAGCCGTGACAAGAACAATATCAGGAGTTTACAGCAGCGAATACGCTAAAGATGACGAACTGTTTGAACAGGTTCGCAAGATGACGGATGAATTTGCAAAGCACGAAGGTCGCCGCCCAAGAATAATGATTGCAAAAATGGGACAGGATGGACATGATCGAGGTGCAAAGGTTGTAGCAACAGCATATGCTGATATGGGATTTGATGTGGATGTTGGTCCTTTATTCCAGACTCCGGAAGAAACTGCACAGCAGGCGGTTGAAAATGATGTTCACGTTGTTGGAATGAGTTCTCTTGCAGCCGGACATAAAACCTTATTGCCACAGCTTATTGAAGAACTTAAGAAACTTGGAAGAGAAGATATTATTGTAATCTGCGGTGGAGTTATTCCTGCACAGGATTATGATTTTCTTTATGAGCATGGAGCCTCTGCAATCTTTGGCCCCGGAACAAAAATTCCCGCTGCAGGAATTAAGATTATGGAGTTGGTTAAGGAAAGGTTTTAA